The nucleotide window TGCGACAGCCGCGACAACATCACGGCCGTCATCTGCGATCTGGTGCAGGGCCCCTCAAGAGCTGAAGTTGCAGTGGGCGGGGCAGCGCTGGAAATCTATGGTCAGCTCCCGGCTCCGGGCACTCGTTACTGAACCTTGAGCAGAGGCGCAACAGATCACTGAAGACTGCTGAATCGCTCCGATTTCTGACCTGCCGATGATCAGTGTGGTGCTCGATTGAGGTGGCTTGTGTCGTTGAGGTTGACGATGTGGCGATCGTGGGAGAAGTCGTCTTCTCTGAGCCGGGTTATTCCTCCGGGCGTGGTGGAGAACATCGCATACCCTGCGCGATCAATGGGTACCTGGATCCAGGCGGCGAGGAGGTAGGTCAGGGTTCCGCCATGGGTAACGATGACTGAGTGGTCAGTCTCAGCCTGCTGCACACGATCGAGTGCCCGGTAGACGCGGGTAGCCCACTCACGACGGGTTTCCGTTCCAGGAGTGCCAGGGTGATGGTCCATTCGCTGAGCATCAGTGGAAGGTGCCAGAAAGACTGTGCTCCCGGGTGTAGTTCCCTCAGCTTCGCCGTAGGATCGCTCTCGCAAATCCTCATCTATGATGGCCTCGACACCGAGCGCCCGCGCGATCGGTGCTGCGGTCTGTCGGGCGCGACGAAGGTCGGACGTTGCAAGATGCACCGTGGGCCGCTCGGGCAGGAGCTCCACCAGACGTTGGGCGATTCGTTCTGCATCTCGGGTTCCCTGCGCCGTGAGTGAGGAGTCGTACCAGCCGCCGACTACGTTCTCGGTGATGTGCGTGGCCTCGGGATGAGTAACGATGTAGATCTCGCGCATATATGGACCATAACGGGCGAACTGTTTCGATGGACTTAGGCGACAGCCTCGTTGATAGCGGCGTGAAGGTGCATGTCGTGCCACCCGTCGTCGTGCCTCATGGCG belongs to Arthrobacter tumbae and includes:
- a CDS encoding histidine phosphatase family protein, which codes for MREIYIVTHPEATHITENVVGGWYDSSLTAQGTRDAERIAQRLVELLPERPTVHLATSDLRRARQTAAPIARALGVEAIIDEDLRERSYGEAEGTTPGSTVFLAPSTDAQRMDHHPGTPGTETRREWATRVYRALDRVQQAETDHSVIVTHGGTLTYLLAAWIQVPIDRAGYAMFSTTPGGITRLREDDFSHDRHIVNLNDTSHLNRAPH